A single genomic interval of Tsukamurella paurometabola harbors:
- a CDS encoding DsbA family protein, translating to MPAVRFWFDPVCPYSWPTAEWLHEAVGGPEALEWELMSLAILNEGRELPARATARMRDSRSAGRLFASLAREVDGTRLWEALRAFNDLYHRDGAVLDEPSMRTMLRMLGLPPGHAASVADRSLDPAVSDAHARSQEAAGGSGGSPLIALGDTVFHGPILRTVPDAAAGRALFDALGTVASVDAFTSVQRLRHPT from the coding sequence GTGCCCGCAGTCCGATTCTGGTTCGATCCGGTGTGCCCCTACTCGTGGCCGACCGCCGAGTGGCTGCACGAGGCCGTGGGCGGCCCGGAGGCGCTGGAATGGGAACTGATGAGCCTCGCGATCCTCAACGAGGGGCGCGAACTCCCCGCGCGCGCAACGGCTCGGATGCGCGATTCACGATCCGCGGGAAGGCTTTTCGCGAGCCTGGCACGCGAGGTCGACGGCACGCGCCTGTGGGAGGCCCTGCGTGCCTTCAACGACCTCTACCACCGCGACGGGGCCGTACTCGACGAGCCGTCGATGCGGACGATGCTGCGCATGCTCGGACTCCCGCCCGGTCACGCCGCGAGCGTCGCGGACCGATCCCTCGATCCCGCCGTGAGCGACGCCCACGCCCGGAGCCAGGAGGCGGCGGGCGGGAGCGGCGGAAGCCCTCTGATCGCCCTCGGCGACACGGTGTTCCACGGGCCGATCCTGCGCACGGTGCCCGATGCCGCTGCCGGGCGCGCCCTGTTCGATGCGCTCGGCACCGTCGCGTCCGTCGACGCCTTCACATCGGTGCAGCGCCTGCGGCATCCCACGTGA
- a CDS encoding aminotransferase class V-fold PLP-dependent enzyme — translation MTTTAPGDEFADTPILQRIRESIIGDDQVVPGPYGPRRVTYADYTASGRALTFLEDFIRYEVLPRYANTHTESSGTGLQTTRLREDARAKILEAVGGDEDVAVIFAGSGCTGAIDRMVGILGIRLPSELDSAYGLSDAIPPDERPVVFIGPYEHHSNELPWRESIADVVVIDQDPDGHVDVGRLTSELVKYAARPLKIGSFSAASNVTGILTDTRRISRILHEHGALSFWDFAAAGPYIDIDMYLGDPAGAAESGEYLDAVFLSPHKFIGGPGTPGVLAVRRALLTNRVPAVPGGGTVAYVNPADHRYLDDPIQREEAGTPAIVESIRAGLVFDLKANVGTALIRAREEHLFRRAIAAWSDVAEIEILGNLDAERLSIVSFVVRSPTGRFLHHNFVVALLNDLFGIQSRGGCSCAGPYGHRLLGIDLDHSREFEREIAKGCEGIKPGWVRINFNYFISEAVFEYIVDAVRLIAREGWKLLDDYVFEPESGLWHHRDGVVEPLVRLSDLSYDENGELRYPRHADTAPESALGDYLRQAEAVFARRQGPGDPDGGAGGAVSADFESLRWFDLPATCLIAPAQSSPFSSA, via the coding sequence ATGACGACCACAGCACCGGGCGACGAGTTCGCGGACACCCCCATCCTGCAACGCATTCGCGAATCGATCATCGGAGACGACCAGGTGGTTCCGGGGCCCTACGGCCCGCGGCGCGTCACGTACGCCGACTACACCGCCTCCGGGCGCGCGCTGACCTTCCTCGAGGACTTCATCCGCTACGAGGTGCTCCCGCGGTACGCGAACACCCACACCGAATCGAGCGGGACCGGACTGCAGACGACCCGGCTGCGCGAGGACGCGCGCGCGAAGATCCTCGAGGCCGTCGGCGGCGACGAGGACGTCGCCGTGATCTTCGCCGGTTCGGGGTGCACCGGGGCGATCGACCGGATGGTGGGGATCCTCGGGATCCGCCTTCCGTCCGAGCTGGATTCGGCCTACGGGTTGTCCGACGCGATCCCCCCGGACGAACGCCCCGTCGTCTTCATCGGCCCCTACGAGCACCACTCGAACGAGCTGCCGTGGCGCGAGTCCATCGCCGACGTGGTCGTGATCGACCAGGATCCGGACGGGCACGTCGACGTCGGCCGGCTCACCTCCGAGCTGGTGAAGTACGCCGCGCGACCGCTGAAGATCGGTTCGTTCTCGGCCGCCAGCAACGTCACCGGGATCCTCACCGACACGCGTCGGATCAGCCGGATCCTGCACGAGCACGGCGCATTGTCGTTCTGGGACTTCGCCGCCGCGGGCCCCTACATCGACATCGACATGTACCTCGGCGATCCCGCCGGCGCCGCGGAGAGCGGCGAGTACCTCGATGCGGTCTTCCTCAGTCCGCACAAGTTCATCGGCGGCCCGGGAACGCCCGGCGTCCTTGCGGTCCGACGAGCACTACTCACCAACCGGGTGCCCGCCGTCCCCGGCGGCGGCACCGTCGCCTACGTCAACCCGGCGGACCATCGCTACCTCGACGATCCGATCCAGCGCGAGGAGGCCGGCACCCCCGCGATCGTCGAGTCCATCCGGGCGGGCCTGGTCTTCGACCTCAAGGCCAACGTCGGCACGGCGCTCATCCGGGCGCGGGAGGAGCACTTGTTCCGGCGCGCGATCGCCGCCTGGTCCGATGTCGCCGAGATCGAGATCCTGGGCAACCTCGATGCGGAGCGGCTCTCGATCGTGTCCTTCGTCGTCCGGTCGCCCACCGGGCGGTTCCTGCACCACAACTTCGTCGTGGCCCTCCTCAACGACCTCTTCGGCATCCAGTCCCGCGGCGGATGCTCGTGCGCCGGGCCGTACGGGCATCGGCTGCTGGGGATCGACCTGGACCACTCGCGGGAGTTCGAGCGCGAGATCGCGAAGGGCTGCGAGGGGATCAAGCCAGGCTGGGTCCGCATCAACTTCAACTACTTCATCTCCGAGGCGGTCTTCGAGTACATCGTCGACGCCGTCCGACTGATCGCGCGCGAGGGATGGAAACTGCTCGACGACTACGTCTTCGAGCCCGAGTCGGGGCTGTGGCACCACCGCGACGGCGTCGTCGAACCGCTCGTGCGGCTCTCCGACCTCAGCTACGACGAGAACGGCGAGCTCCGTTACCCGCGACACGCGGACACCGCGCCGGAATCCGCGCTCGGCGACTATCTGCGACAGGCCGAAGCGGTGTTCGCACGGCGACAGGGTCCCGGTGATCCCGACGGCGGCGCAGGCGGCGCCGTCTCCGCCGACTTCGAATCCCTGCGGTGGTTCGATCTCCCGGCCACGTGCCTGATCGCGCCCGCTCAGTCCAGCCCGTTCTCC